Genomic window (Sinorhizobium sojae CCBAU 05684):
GTAGCGCAAGCGGGCGACAGCGAGGGAAGTGGCGGATGTCGCCGGTGTCTCGAAGTGGACGGTCATACGGGCCTTCACGCCGGGCGCCTCGATCGCGGAGGAAAGCAAACGCAAGGTTCTCGAAGCGGCTGCGGCGCTCAACTACACTCCGAACCTGCTTGCCCGCAGCCTCGCGACCAACTCCACCCATCAGGTGGCTGTGTTCGTCGATGATTTCGCCAATCCTCAGAAATTACCGTTCCTGGAGAAATTGACCGAACGACTGCAGGCCGAGGGGCTGGTCGCCGTGCTCATCAATATCAACACGCACTTCGACCATGTGCACGCATTGCTTCACGCTGACCAGCGCCAGGTCGATGCCGTCATCCTGTTCGGAACGGCGTTTCGCAGCGAGACGCTGAGCGATCTGCAATTGGGCCGGGGAACGCCCCCCATGTTCGTTCTGGCGAGAGACAGCCAGATCGAAGGCGTGCCGGCAGTCACATGTGATGCCGAACTGGCGCTACGGGAGATCGTCGATCACCTCTTCGAAAGAGGTTACCGGCGTCCGGGCTTCATGACAGGTGCGACCGTCCTGTCGACAGCGCTTAGACGTCGGCAACATTTCGTCGATTTCTGGAAACATAAGGGTGTGAATGACGTCTCGGTGTTCTCGGCTGAGAAATACAGTGCCGAAGCCGGAGCCGAAGCCATCCGCAGCTATCTCGAGCAGACCGACGCCGCAGACCGGGTCGACGTCCTGATGTGCGAAAACGACATTCTGGCGCTCGGAGCGATGGATGAAATCCGCGGCCGTTTCGGCTTGCGGGTCCCGGAAGACATGGCCGTCGTCGGCTTCGACAACTACGAGCTCTGCGGGTCGTCCGCCTACAGCCTCACAACATATGATCAGCCGCGGCACGAGATGGTTCAGATAATCGTCGGGATGATCACGGGACGGCTGGAGCCCGAGACCGTGACACTGCCGGGCACCCTTATCGTGCGCAAGTCCACATGAGCTGCCGTCATTGGCGAGACCGTCATCTCTTGGGCACGGCGAACACGCTGCCGCTCAAAGAAATCCACCATCCGGAGAACAACATGATCCCCCAGAAAGCCATCACTTTGCCCGCCGGCTTGCGTCTTGCCGTCGGTCCGCTGTCATGGGCCAACGACGTGCTTGAGGACCCTGGCGCCGACATCTCGCTCGAGACATGCCTGAGCGACGCAGCCGAGACCGGTTACCAAGGCGTCGAACTCGGACGGAAATTCCCACGAGATGCCGCAACATTGCGACCGCTTCTTGCAAGCCATGGCCTCGCCTTGGCGTCCGTCTGGCATTCGGGAGAACTGGCTGAACGCGGCGTCGGCGAAGAAATGAAAGCCGTTGCCCGCCATGCCGAACTTCTGCGCGAGATGGAGTGCAAGGTCATGGCCTATGGCGAGGTCGCGATGATGACACCAGGATCGCCGCTCGATGCACCGATGTCTGAGCGGTTGACCATGCCGAAGACGGAGGTAGTCGCCTATGCCGCCCGGCTCACCGAGTTCGCCAAGCGTCTGGCGGGCGAGTACGATCTCAAACTTGCCTATCACCATCACCTGATGATGGTGGCAGAGACATTCGATGAGATTTCG
Coding sequences:
- a CDS encoding LacI family DNA-binding transcriptional regulator — encoded protein: MADVAGVSKWTVIRAFTPGASIAEESKRKVLEAAAALNYTPNLLARSLATNSTHQVAVFVDDFANPQKLPFLEKLTERLQAEGLVAVLININTHFDHVHALLHADQRQVDAVILFGTAFRSETLSDLQLGRGTPPMFVLARDSQIEGVPAVTCDAELALREIVDHLFERGYRRPGFMTGATVLSTALRRRQHFVDFWKHKGVNDVSVFSAEKYSAEAGAEAIRSYLEQTDAADRVDVLMCENDILALGAMDEIRGRFGLRVPEDMAVVGFDNYELCGSSAYSLTTYDQPRHEMVQIIVGMITGRLEPETVTLPGTLIVRKST